A region from the Schistocerca serialis cubense isolate TAMUIC-IGC-003099 chromosome 1, iqSchSeri2.2, whole genome shotgun sequence genome encodes:
- the LOC126422369 gene encoding uncharacterized protein LOC126422369 — protein sequence MKVKLATQLLSNSVADAIQYCCDMKLPGFEQASATVKFIRIFNCLFDVCNSRTLLQSGFKQALNTANFSAVEGFLLKAHRYIKELTVGPNPQAMRVVDSNRKTGFIGFLVCISTVLHMYSKVVGTQTHAPLLKFLPLYKCSQDHLEMFFSAIQSRGGWNNNPTARQFVAAYKRPLIHSEIRGSERGNCITLEDIPTLIFSSSDVEDHINNTSEWWQLLSTENSAATTDNDHNYFATGIYLSEVAVHIVVCIAGFVVCHLEKTLKCEPCLSVLRGDGSLVAYSLIHRKSRGWLVLPSNDVVDICVCAEKVFRCYTTGNSKVPLKNQFSECVSEVLSEFIFKPVFKELADHMKNQHPLDNHMILLIKAIATRYLLTRQKHAAKRISDALHENKIRTTYTKLVLFKGQ from the coding sequence atgaaggtgAAACTGGCTACTCAGCTGCTTAGCAATTCTGTGGCAGATGCCATACAGTACTGTTGTGATATGAAACTCCCAGGTTTTGAACAGGCATctgcaacagtaaaatttatacgcattttcaactgtctctttgATGTCTGCAATTCCAGAACACTTTTACAAAGTGGTTTCAAGCAGGCATTAAATACAGCAAATTTTAGTGCTGTAGAGGGATTTCTTTTAAAGGCGCACAGGTACATCAAGGAACTCACTGTTGGTCCAAATCCTCAAGCAATGAGAGTTGTTGACTCAAATAGAAAGACAGGGTTTATTGGATTCCTGGTGTGTATATCCACTGTTTTACACATGTATAGCAAAGTAGTGGGGACACAAACTCATGCTCCTCTATTGAAGTTTCTACCTCTTTACAAATGTTCTCAGGACCACTTGGAAATGTTTTTTAGTGCCATCCAAAGTCGTGGTGGTTGGAATAACAACCCCACTGCTCGCCAGTTTGTTGCAGCATACAAGAGGCCACTAATTCATAGTGAGATCCGTGGATCAGAAAGAGGGAATTGTATAACTTTGGAAGATATTCCCACTCTTATTTTCAGCAGTTCCGATGTTGAAGATCACATAAATAACACTTCGGAATGGTGGCAGTTACTAAGCACGGAAAATAGTGCAGCGACAACTGACAATGACCACAATTACTTTGCTACTGGAATTTATCTCTCTGAAGTGGCAGTCCATATTGTAGTATGTATAGCTGGATTTGTGGTGTGTCACTTAGAGAAAACCTTAAAATGTGAACCATGTTTATCTGTGTTGAGAGGGGATGGTAGCCTTGTTGCTTATTCTCTCATTCATAGAAAGAGTAGGGGATGGTTGGTTTTACCATCGAATGATGTTGTTGACATCTGTGTGTGTGCAGAAAAAGTGTTCAGGTGCTatactacaggtaattctaaagttcctttgaaaaatcagttttccgaatgtgtgtctgaggtgcttagtgaattcatattcaagccagtgtttaaggagttagcagaccacatgaaaaatcagcatcccttggacaatcatatgatactgctgatTAAAGCAATTGCCACACGATACCTCCTGACACGGCAAAAACATGCAGCCAAGAGAATAAGTGAtgcattgcatgaaaataaaatcaggacaacctatacaaaactggtactctttaaaggtcagtaa